One genomic region from Neoarius graeffei isolate fNeoGra1 chromosome 4, fNeoGra1.pri, whole genome shotgun sequence encodes:
- the c4h1orf159 gene encoding uncharacterized protein C1orf159 homolog, with protein MIRIYCIIGVALFALEIPLVQALLENAEDCCRRTQKMNETCVNSTHCGCLHVLENSTVWCVQCDSLTLDLENLTLCNTTVDRTLISTKVKIGGPGVAASVLLGTLMISLFLILSVASFFYLKRSNRLPGVFYRRKAFIFQPSETAVMMPAASSSVRKPRYVRRERPSAAAAVGSSATMPVGHVTKVYNVTVQ; from the exons ATGATTAGAATCTACTGCATCATTGGGGTTGCACTTTTTGCCTTAGAAATTCCACTAGTCCAG GCTCTACTCGAAAACGCAGAAGATTGCTGTAGAAGAACAcagaaaatgaatgaaacctgtgtAAACAGCACACATTGTG GGTGTCTCCACGTTCTGGAGAACAGCACTGTTTGGTGTGTGCAGTGTGACTCTCTGACTTTAGATCTGGAGAACTTGACCCTATGCAACACCA CTGTCGACCGGACCTTGATATCCACAAAAGTCAAGATAG GTGGTCCAGGTGTAGCAGCCTCTGTCCTTTTGGGAACTCTGATGATCAGTCTCTTCCTCATTCTCTCTGTTGCCTCCTTCTTCTACCTCAAACGCTCTAACCGTCTGCCTGGCGTCTTCTATAGACGCAAAG CTTTCATATTTCAACCAAGTGAAACG gCTGTTATGATGCCTGCTGCGTCATCCTCAG TGCGCAAACCAAGATATGTCCGGAGAGAACGGCCTTCAGCAGCTGCAGCAGTGGGCAGTAGTGCCACCATGCCAGTGGGACATGTAACAAAGGTGTATAATGTAACCGTCCAATAG